The proteins below are encoded in one region of Chroococcidiopsis sp. SAG 2025:
- a CDS encoding four helix bundle protein — protein sequence MGRVIPTTERTKQFAIKLIKSCNFLNEKPGIYRTLSKQLLRFGTSIGANIRESRSAQSDKDFIHKLKIALKEARESQYWIENLIESGMVIPISSSFYYKRLKKLSKS from the coding sequence ATGGGTCGAGTTATTCCAACTACTGAGAGAACGAAGCAATTTGCTATTAAACTTATTAAATCTTGTAACTTTCTTAACGAAAAACCAGGAATTTATAGGACATTATCAAAACAACTCTTACGTTTCGGTACATCCATAGGTGCGAATATTAGAGAAAGTAGATCTGCACAATCAGATAAAGATTTTATACATAAACTAAAGATTGCTCTTAAAGAAGCAAGAGAATCGCAATATTGGATAGAAAATCTAATTGAATCAGGCATGGTTATACCAATAAGTTCAAGCTTTTATTACAAGAGACTGAAGAAATTATCAAAATCTTAG